A genomic segment from Gracilinanus agilis isolate LMUSP501 chromosome 1, AgileGrace, whole genome shotgun sequence encodes:
- the LOC123231286 gene encoding LOW QUALITY PROTEIN: serine protease 33-like (The sequence of the model RefSeq protein was modified relative to this genomic sequence to represent the inferred CDS: inserted 2 bases in 1 codon): protein MVSAPTKRVNHPVGGRMWGRDXFHDIFSFTGTMALLVAASPHLGTRPHNGSSIPVVIKGEQKSPWNLVCGRPPLSLRVIGGENAREGTWPWHASLRRFKQHICGATLISHSWLLTAAHCIPSRLNATQFSVLLGSYHLDSPSPHALEQRVRQIIQHPAYTRLDESGGDIALVQLSEPVPFSENILPICLPGVSSPLPSGTSCWVTGWGNIKEGVPLPAPQILQQAQLSLLSWETCETLYHRDSHRPLKVPVIEYDMICAGSEEGTTDSCQGDSGGPLSCQLKDRWVLGGVVSWGEVCGAPNRPGVYANVSAFIPWIITHAPEVQQNLIPSSASFYSHPESSILLGLFLMIAECLLIGL from the exons ATGGTTTCAGCTCCCACCAAAAGGGTGAACCATCCAGTAGGTGGGAGAATGTGGGGAAGAGA GTTTCatgatattttctccttcacaGGGACAATGGCCCTTTTAGTGGCTGCTTCCCCTCATTTGGGGACTAGACCTCACAATGGCTCTTCCATTCCTGTGGTCATCAAAGGAGAACAGAAGTCCCCCTGGAATTTAG TCTGTGGTCGACCACCTCTTTCTCTCCGGGTGATTGGGGGTGAGAATGCCAGGGAGGGCACATGGCCCTGGCATGCCAGCCTCAGACGATTTAAACAGCACATCTGTGGTGCCACCCTAATCTCTCATAGCTGGCTACTCACTGCAGCCCATTGCATTCCCAG CCGACTGAATGCCACCCAGTTCTCAGTCCTCCTGGGTTCTTACCACCTGGATTCTCCAAGCCCCCATGCCTTGGAGCAAAGAGTAAGGCAGATCATTCAACATCCTGCGTACACCCGCCTGGATGAGTCTGGTGGTGACATAGCTCTGGTACAGCTTTCAGAGCCTGTGCCCTTCTCTGAGAACATATTGCCTATCTGTCTCCCTGGAGTCTCTTCCCCACTTCCCTCAGGAACATCCTGTTGGGTGACAGGCTGGGGAAACATTAAAGAAGGAG TTCCTCTCCCAGCTCCCCAGATCCTCCAGCAAGCCCAACTTTCTCTCCTGTCTTGGGAGACCTGTGAGACACTCTACCACCGGGACTCCCATCGTCCACTTAAGGTCCCTGTCATTGAGTATGACATGATCTGTGCTGGTAGTGAAGAGGGCACTACAGACTCCTGCCAA GGTGATTCTGGGGGCCCGTTGTCTTGCCAATTGAAGGATCGATGGGTGCTAGGAGGTGTGGTGAGCTGGGGGGAGGTCTGTGGAGCCCCCAACCGCCCTGGAGTCTATGCCAATGTGTCTGCCTTCATCCCTTGGATCATCACTCATGCTCCTGAAGTACAGCAGAACCTCATCCCCTcatctgcctcattttatagccATCCTGAATCATCCATTCTTTTGGGTCTATTCCTAATGATCGCTGAGTGTCTACTTATAGGACTGTAa
- the RNF112 gene encoding RING finger protein 112, which translates to MENRNDHLSSFLVRNPSLSTLTDPLDLLKSDLTCSICLELFRDPVSIECGHNFCAQCITCHWDSGVPGSQPPHCPECRRRCDRSQLVPDTRLRSLLEKMNSLQQRTNPNQNPYDVSNVEAKPLQLVQVNSTKDFTLNLDVLSQCLNHPQVRNTKICVTSVVGEQRTGKSFLLNYLIQGLQSLSKDPQRIKEGRALQGFQCEPGAQSVTKGLWIWSQPFILKKKGKEVAVFLVDTEGTISLETDKETNAKLIALTMLLSSFQILNVSRMLKETDLEHLEMFLHIAEEIGEYFEMKPIQHLDLLVRDWFYPATFGEEAGQAHMNDVIQKISDKYPRIQKAFRSKQIHCYLLPFPGKKVACNGNANPEDMDPDFYEHLHAYITDVCSSAIQNVAFENFLTGGELAEKISTLSDLVKKKEFGFSSSLVSMATDLHNVKRIKDATKDLEDFIKEQDSSTKVMFGAVRILPKDMWKRLSTKKDLVLNNLRMTLKGPGKSQLMDSFEKEIQKKAKDFQDTYKKRFCGQASALGGLVGAGALALAGGIVGIGVAAAVFTAETVALATGATVGATVIGGGMGAGIGAAVGKAKGRETVPEEEEKMPLFKDDE; encoded by the exons ATGGAAAACAGAAATGACCATTT ATCCAGCTTCCTTGTGAGAAACCCCTCACTGAGCACTTTAACTGACCCATTGGATTTATTGAAGTCTGACCTCACGTGCTCCATCTGTTTGGAGTTGTTCCGGGATCCTGTCTCCATTGAATGTGGCCACAACTTCTGTGCTCAGTGTATCACCTGTCATTGGGACTCGGGTGTTCCAGGTTCccaaccacctcactgccctgaGTGCCGTAGAAGGTGTGACAGGAGTCAGCTAGTTCCAGACACTCGACTCCGGAGTCTGTTGGAGAAAATGAACTCCCTTCAACAGAGGACAAACCCAAACCAG AACCCCTATGATGTTTCCAATGTAGAGGCAAAACCTCTGCAGTTGGTTCAAGTTAACTCCACAAAGGATTTCACCCTCAATCTAGATGTTCTGTCTCAGTGTCTGAATCACCCTCAAGTCAGGAATACTAAAATCTGTGTCACCTCTGTCGTGGGGGAGCAAAGAACAGGAAAGTCTTTCCTTCTCAACTATCTAATCCAAGGATTGCAGAGTCTG TCCAAGGATCCCCAgaggataaaagaaggaagagctCTTCAGGGGTTCCAGTGTGAACCAGGAGCCCAAAGTGTCACCAAGGGCCTGTGGATATGGAGCCAGCCATTTATTCtgaagaagaaggggaaagag GTGGCTGTATTTCTTGTGGACACAGAAGGGACCATAAGTCTAGAAACAGACAAGGAAACAAATGCCAAACTCATTGCTCTCACCATGCTGCTCAGCTCCTTTCAG ATTCTCAATGTCTCTCGGATGCTGAAGGAAACAGATTTGGAACATCTGGAG ATGTTCCTCCACATTGCTGAAGAAATAGGAGAATATTTTGAGATGAAACCAATACAG caTCTGGATCTCTTAGTTCGGGACTGGTTTTATCCAGCAACGTTTGGAGAGGAAGCAGGCCAAGCACACATGAATGATGTGATCCAG aaaatctCTGACAAATATCCCAGGATTCAGAAGGCATTTAGGAGTAAACAAATCCACTGCTACCTCTTGCCATTTCCTGGGAAAAAAGTGGCATGCAATGGCAATGCAAATCCAGAAG ACATGGACCCAGATTTCTATGAGCATCTACATGCCTACATCACAGATGTTTGCAGTTCAGCTATCCAGAATGTGGCATTTGAGAATTTTCTCACTGGTGGAGAATTAGCTGAGAAGATCTCG ACACTCTCTGACCtggtaaagaagaaagaatttggattCTCTTCCTCGCTTGTTTCG ATGGCTACTGACCTCCACAATGTGAAGAGGATTAAAGATGCTACAAAAGATTTGGAGGACTTCATAAAGGAACAG GATTCTTCCACAAAGGTCATGTTTGGTGCTGTGAGGATTCTTCCTAAAGACATGTGGAAACGCCTCTCAACTAAGAAAGATCTTGTCTTGAATAATCTCAGAATGACTTTGAAGGGCCCAGGGAAGAGCCAACTTATGGACAGTTTTGAGAAAGAGATTCAGAAAAAAGCTAAGGATTTTCAGGATACCTACAAAAAGCGTTTCTGTGGTCAGGCTTCTGCCCTGGGTGGACTTGTGGGAGCTGGCGCCCTGGCTTTGGCTGGTGGTATAGTGGGAATTGGTGTGGCAGCTGCTGTTTTTACTGCTGAGACTGTAGCTTTGGCCACAGGGGCCACTGTGGGTGCCACAGTGATTGGAGGTGGTATGGGAGCTGGCATTGGGGCTGCTGTGGGTAAAGCCAAAGGTCGGGAAACAGTtcctgaagaggaagagaaaatgccCCTTTTCAAGGATGATGAATGA